A genome region from Leptodactylus fuscus isolate aLepFus1 chromosome 6, aLepFus1.hap2, whole genome shotgun sequence includes the following:
- the LOC142209112 gene encoding espin-like protein, translating to MTEDDINRIEKQIENLQVMHKVQKVETELEQLEHELQQLLPVSAALAQEHFTVNPKQMQGRADDLPAWCSKISTLLKSMAILLATLGGKEVDLEDLEPPQNIAKDVGGNIGRSQSFSSSREEVEKEIKQFGVSVKNLKANYELYARPQSDYDASNRIYKRKRSLPVGTAAYSYGREPILEEDYITGNEQFSIMSDGIARPHEEPPIMLSHAQLTYHDEDVFPRDIDTNNQGNMMDALGEPLFSADHMTRSLPVQTELSCVQDYIDMRKERIVYLFLEHWKKWTFTESVKNSNPKKKPTGGSTSSEVETEKRKMDNEENNGKMAKGQSDDDRLLYFMKQRQVVGKLISHWRSIICQVPTRQIRRLSRANMLYWPEHFLPHVNGSPVEYSSLTLDLFMLGYFQLLEMTMSREERKFRHILCYEMFDRLGSHSWELIRSFHKVVMEEIESGKRDWTDGFEDLKQKFFGDSIVAEVDSVKVNEQLEETVIQSTLGDEPKVTMDPKPKQSVVTCDELTPLPKCRKDSIQLVSELGEFTNDDICRYIDRSFSFWKEKEAEMFDI from the coding sequence ATGACAGAAGATGATATCAATCGTATCGAGAAGCAGATTGAGAACCTACAAGTCATGCATAAAGTGCAGAAAGTGGAAACCGAACTGGAGCAACTAGAACATGAACTACAGCAACTCCTACCAGTTTCGGCAGCCTTAGCACAAGAGCACTTCACTGTAAATCCGAAACAGATGCAAGGCAGGGCTGATGACCTTCCAGCTTGGTGCTCCAAAATCTCCACCCTCTTAAAAAGTATGGCCATCCTCTTGGCAACTCTTGGAGGTAAAGAAGTTGATCTTGAAGACCTGGAACCACCTCAAAATATAGCAAAAGATGTTGGTGGAAACATTGGCAGATCCCAGTCCTTCAGTTCCAGCAGAGAAGAAGTTGAGAAAGAAATTAAACAGTTTGGTGTGTCGGTCAAAAACTTAAAAGCTAACTATGAATTGTACGCACGACCCCAAAGTGATTATGATGCTTCTAATAGAATCTACAAAAGAAAGAGATCTTTACCCGTAGGGACGGCAGCTTACAGCTACGGAAGGGAACCCATCTTGGAAGAAGACTATATAACAGGCAATGAGCAATTCAGCATCATGAGCGATGGGATAGCAAGACCACATGAAGAACCACCTATAATGCTATCCCATGCCCAGTTAACCTATCATGACGAAGATGTCTTCCCAAGAGATATAGACACTAATAATCAAGGCAACATGATGGATGCGTtaggagaacctttatttagtgCAGACCACATGACTAGAAGTCTACCTGTACAAACAGAACTTAGCTGTGTACAAGACTACATAGACATGAGAAAGGAAAGGATTGTGTATCTTTTCCTTGAACACTGGAAGAAATGGACATTTACAGAGTCCGTTAAGAATAGCAATCCGAAAAAGAAGCCAACTGGTGGTTCTACTAGTAGCGAGGTAGAGACTGAGAAGAGGAAAATGGATAATGAAGAGAACAATGGCAAAATGGCAAAGGGACAAAGTGATGATGACCGCCTTTTATATTTCATGAAACAGAGACAAGTTGTAGGAAAGTTGATCAGTCATTGGAGAAGTATCATTTGTCAAGTTCCCACAAGACAAATTCGACGCCTGAGTAGAGCAAACATGCTTTACTGGCCAGAACACTTTTTACCACATGTTAATGGTTCTCCAGTTGAATACTCAAGCCTAACCTTGGATCTCTTCATGTTGGGTTACTTCCAATTATTAGAAATGACTATGTCCCGAGAAGAGAGAAAGTTCCGCCACATTTTATGCTATGAAATGTTTGACCGGCTAGGTAGTCACAGCTGGGAACTCATTCGTAGCTTTCATAAGGTTGTCATGGAAGAGATTGAATCTGGAAAGAGGGATTGGACTGATGGATTTGAGGATCTGAAGCAGAAGTTCTTTGGGGACAGTATAGTGGCAGAAGTAGATAGTGTAAAAGTAAATGAGCAGCTAGAAGAGACTGTAATTCAAAGTACATTGGGTGATGAACCCAAAGTTACCATGGACCCCAAACCCAAGCAGAGTGTAGTGACCTGCGATGAACTGACTCCACTACCCAAATGTAGGAAAGACTCTATTCAACTGGTATCGGAACTGGGGGAATTTACCAATGATGACATTTGTCGTTATATTGATCGTAGTTTTTCATTTTGGAAAGAAAAAGAAGCCGAAATGTTTGATATATGA